From a single Miscanthus floridulus cultivar M001 chromosome 8, ASM1932011v1, whole genome shotgun sequence genomic region:
- the LOC136470486 gene encoding uncharacterized protein: protein MHAAAGSGYSKRRRWGRPPRAPPPSGSDSPRGAATGSSLPALRHHRREREERVPPEGERAPPDPASPRRSATGSGLPAPRRRQDPASPRHAATRFGLPMSRHHRREREERAPQEGEKAPPDLPSPCHAAVGSGLPGLRCHRVRPPCATPPPEGGERTPPEGERREGTAGGRREGMPERERGRRVGDERGAA from the coding sequence ATGCACGCCGCAGCCGGATCCGGCTACTCCAAGCGCCGCCGCTGGGGAAGGCCTCCacgtgcgccgccgccgtcgggatCCGACTCCCCGCGCGGCGCCGCCACCGGATCCAGCCTCCCCGCGCTGCGCCACCaccggagggagagagaagagagggtgcCGCCGGAGGGAGAAAGGGCGCCGCCGGATCCGGCTTCCCCGCGCCGCTCCgccaccggatccggcctccccgcaccgcgccgccgccaGGATCCGGCCTCCCCGCGCCACGCTGCCACCAGATTCGGCCTCCCCATGTCGCGCCACCAtcggagggagagagaagagagggcgCCGCAGGAGGGAGAAAAGGCACCACCGGATCTGCCCTCCCCGTGCCACGCCGCCGTCGGATCCGGCCTCCCTGGGCTGCGCTGCCACCGGGTCCGGCCTCCCTGCGCCACGCCGCCACCAGAGGGAGGAGAGAGGACGCCGccggagggagagaggagagagggcacCGCCGGGGGGAGGAGAGAGGGCATgccggagagggagagaggacgcCGCGTCGGGGATGAAAGGGGCGCTGCGTAg
- the LOC136474545 gene encoding GDSL esterase/lipase At5g55050-like → MATVPPVLVLHVLLAACAAAVDAAAAGSSKVPAIYVFGDSTADVGNNNYLPGSDVPRANFPHNGVDFPTSRPTGRFSNGYNGVDFLAVNMGFKRSPPPFLAVANKTNKQVFRGLLGVNFASAGSGILDTTGSSIIPLSKQVEQFAAVQRNISSRAGNGAADTLLSRSLFLVSTGGNDLFAFFSRNSTPSDADKQRFVGNLVALYQNHVKALYVLGARKFAVIDVPPIGCCPYPRSLHPLGACIDVLNELVRGFNKGVKAAMHGLSLSFQGFRYSVGSSHAVVQSIMKHPQRLGFKDVTNACCGSGRFNGESGCTPNATLCDNRHEYLFWDLLHPTHATSKLAAAAIYNGSLHFAAPINFRQLVEDNRY, encoded by the exons ATGGCCACCGTGCCGCCAGTGCTAGTCCTGCATGTTCTGCTCGCCGCCTGCGCCGCGGCGGTGGACGCGGCAGCGGCAGGGAGTAGCAAGGTGCCGGCGATCTATGTGTTCGGCGACTCCACGGCGGACGTGGGCAACAACAACTACCTGCCGGGCAGCGACGTGCCGCGGGCCAACTTCCCCCACAACGGCGTCGACTTCCCCACGTCGCGCCCCACCGGCAGGTTCAGCAACGGATACAACGGCGTCGACTTCTTGG CTGTGAACATGGGCTTCAAGCGCAGCCCCCCGCCATTCCTCGCCGTGGCCAACAAGACcaacaagcaggtcttcagaGGTCTCCTGGGAGTAAACTTCGCCTCTGCAGGATCAGGCATTCTTGACACAACA GGGAGCTCCATCATCCCGCTGAGCAAGCAGGTGGAGCAATTCGCCGCCGTGCAGCGCAACATCTCCTCGCGCGCCGGCAACGGAGCTGCCGACACCCTGCTGTCGCGGTCCCTGTTCCTCGTCAGCACCGGCGGCAACGACCTGTTCGCCTTCTTCTCGCGAAACAGCACGCCGTCGGACGCCGACAAGCAGCGGTTCGTCGGCAACCTCGTCGCGCTGTACCAGAACCATGTGAAG GCTCTGTACGTGCTCGGGGCGAGGAAGTTCGCGGTGATCGACGTCCCGCCGATCGGGTGCTGCCCCTACCCGAGGAGCCTGCACCCGCTCGGCGCCTGCATCGACGTCCTCAACGAGCTGGTGCGCGGGTTCAACAAGGGCGTCAAGGCCGCCATGCACGGCCTCAGCTTGAGCTTCCAGGGGTTCAGGTACTCCGTCGGGAGCTCCCATGCCGTCGTGCAGAGCATCATGAAGCACCCTCAAAGGCTGG GGTTCAAGGACGTCACGAACGCGTGCTGCGGGTCGGGCCGGTTCAACGGGGAGTCCGGGTGCACGCCCAACGCGACGCTGTGCGACAACCGGCACGAGTACCTGTTCTGGGACCTGCTGCACCCGACGCACGCCACCTccaagctcgccgccgccgccatctacAACGGCTCGCTCCACTTCGCCGCGCCCATAAACTTCAGGCAGCTGGTGGAAGACAACCGATACTAG